Proteins encoded together in one Urocitellus parryii isolate mUroPar1 chromosome 3, mUroPar1.hap1, whole genome shotgun sequence window:
- the Znrf4 gene encoding E3 ubiquitin-protein ligase ZNRF4: protein MGWPGPALAALVLAVLLGPSRAVVRAVLEGNGSSVDFADLPALFGVPLAPGGMRGYLMEAKPANACQPIEGPRPGNRSLGAIALIRRYDCTFDLKVLNAQRAGFEAAIVHNVRSDDLVRMAHVYEDLRRQIAIPSVFVGEAASQDLRVMVRCDKSAHVLLLPDAPPCPDLDCHPVLAMSWVLGRTLALVASTCFILRRLWLWVHSWWPRAPPAKAQASQKAQVRTFTRASDLCAICLDEYEEGDRLKILPCSHTYHCRCIGPWFSQAARRSCPVCKQSVASTEDGSDSTVESFGDEDASLPGHQPPIWAIQARLRSRRLELLARTSPSRHRSTTSLGAADTAAAPPDRPLGPP from the coding sequence ATGGGGTGGCCTGGCCCGGCCCTGGCCGCGCTGGTCCTGGCCGTGCTGCTGGGGCCCTCGCGGGCCGTGGTGCGCGCCGTGCTGGAGGGCAACGGCAGCTCGGTGGACTTCGCCGACCTGCCGGCCCTGTTCGGGGTGCCCCTGGCCCCGGGGGGCATGCGGGGCTACCTGATGGAGGCCAAGCCGGCCAACGCCTGCCAGCCCATCGAGGGCCCGCGGCCCGGCAACCGCTCGCTGGGCGCCATCGCGCTGATCCGCCGCTACGACTGCACCTTCGACCTCAAGGTGCTCAACGCGCAGCGGGCCGGCTTCGAGGCCGCCATCGTGCACAACGTGCGCTCCGACGACCTGGTGCGCATGGCCCACGTGTACGAGGACCTGCGGCGCCAGATCGCCATCCCCTCCGTGTTCGTGGGCGAGGCCGCCTCGCAGGACCTGCGCGTCATGGTGCGCTGCGACAAGTCCGCCCACGTGCTGCTGCTGCCCGACGCCCCGCCCTGCCCCGACCTGGACTGCCACCCCGTGCTGGCCATGTCCTGGGTGCTGGGCCGCACCCTGGCGCTGGTGGCCTCCACCTGCTTCATCCTGCGCCGCCTGTGGCTCTGGGTGCACAGCTGGTGGCCGCGGGCGCCGCCGGCCAAGGCGCAGGCGAGCCAGAAGGCGCAGGTGCGCACCTTCACGCGGGCCAGCGACCTGTGTGCCATCTGCCTGGACGAGTACGAGGAGGGCGACCGGCTCAAGATCCTGCCCTGCTCGCACACCTACCACTGCCGCTGCATCGGGCCCTGGTTCTCGCAGGCCGCCCGGCGCTCCTGCCCCGTGTGCAAGCAGTCGGTGGCCAGCACCGAGGACGGCTCCGACTCCACGGTGGAGAGCTTCGGCGACGAGGACGCCTCCCTGCCGGGCCACCAGCCGCCCATCTGGGCCATCCAGGCCCGGCTGCGCTCCCGGAGGCTGGAGCTGCTGGCCCGGACCAGCCCCAGCCGCCACCGCAGCACCACGTCCCTGGGGGCAGCAGACACCGCAGCCGCGCCCCCCGACAGGCCCCTGGGGCCCCCCTGA